One region of Bdellovibrio bacteriovorus genomic DNA includes:
- a CDS encoding complex I subunit 4 family protein, translating into MILSSIVFLPLLFALIVAVWPKSNTIRHLALGLSIVEFILSLALFRQFDPNSAGLQMVEKFMWIERFGIQYFMGIDGISLWLVLLTTFLTPIIILGSWTSITERVKGFHVAMFVLQTAMLGTFLAMDAIFFYVFWELSLVPMYFMVGIWGGARRIYATVKFFIYTFAGSVMMLVAIIYMMYLTQEATGTMSASLLDFYKLKIPFVGGTFFSLQTLLFFAFALAFAIKVPAFPVHTWLPDAHVEAPTPGSVILAGVMLKMGTYGFMRWVIPLFPEASEYWAWLFMLIGTVGIIYGALVAMVQPDVKKLVAYSSVSHMGYILVGLFAFNAYGMSGGLYQMLNHGISTGALFLLIGMIYERTHSREISKYGGLAGVLPLFTIFFFIITLSSIAVPLTNGFVGEFLILLGTFQAEPVFAYFAVSGVILGAVYMLWMFKRVFFGEKGELVKDEHHPLHDLNAREIAVLVPLVIMVFWMGLFPNHFLNYSKASIDYLVNNRSNYNLTIVEPGATSTQHAQGGN; encoded by the coding sequence ATGATCCTGAGTAGCATTGTTTTCCTACCTCTTTTGTTCGCGTTGATCGTCGCTGTTTGGCCAAAGTCGAATACTATTCGTCACTTGGCTTTAGGCCTTTCAATCGTTGAATTTATTTTGAGCTTAGCTTTGTTCAGACAGTTTGATCCGAACTCTGCAGGTCTTCAGATGGTTGAAAAGTTCATGTGGATTGAGCGCTTCGGCATTCAGTACTTCATGGGTATCGACGGTATTTCGTTGTGGTTGGTTCTTTTAACCACGTTCTTGACCCCGATCATCATCTTGGGTTCTTGGACGTCGATCACAGAAAGAGTTAAAGGCTTCCACGTAGCGATGTTTGTGTTGCAAACAGCGATGCTTGGAACTTTCTTGGCGATGGATGCGATCTTCTTCTACGTATTCTGGGAGCTTTCTCTAGTACCAATGTACTTCATGGTTGGTATCTGGGGTGGTGCTCGTCGTATTTACGCAACGGTGAAGTTCTTCATCTATACTTTCGCCGGCTCTGTGATGATGCTCGTTGCGATCATCTATATGATGTACCTAACCCAAGAAGCGACAGGCACGATGAGTGCAAGTCTTCTTGATTTCTACAAACTTAAAATTCCGTTTGTAGGTGGCACGTTCTTCAGCCTTCAAACTTTATTGTTCTTCGCATTCGCTTTGGCCTTTGCAATCAAAGTTCCGGCCTTCCCTGTTCACACTTGGTTGCCGGATGCCCACGTTGAAGCGCCAACTCCAGGCTCTGTAATTCTAGCCGGTGTGATGCTTAAGATGGGTACTTACGGCTTCATGCGCTGGGTGATTCCATTATTCCCAGAAGCTTCCGAATACTGGGCATGGTTGTTCATGTTGATCGGTACAGTCGGAATTATCTACGGCGCCCTGGTCGCGATGGTGCAGCCGGATGTGAAAAAACTTGTGGCGTATTCTTCTGTATCGCACATGGGTTACATCTTAGTCGGTCTATTTGCATTCAATGCTTACGGGATGTCCGGTGGTCTTTATCAAATGTTGAACCACGGTATTTCTACAGGTGCTCTGTTCTTGTTGATCGGTATGATCTACGAAAGAACGCACTCTCGTGAAATCAGCAAGTATGGTGGTTTGGCAGGAGTCTTACCTCTTTTCACAATCTTCTTCTTTATCATCACTTTGTCTTCGATCGCGGTTCCGCTAACAAACGGTTTCGTGGGTGAGTTCTTGATCCTTCTTGGTACTTTCCAAGCAGAACCTGTATTTGCTTACTTTGCGGTATCAGGTGTGATCTTGGGAGCTGTTTACATGCTTTGGATGTTCAAACGCGTGTTCTTCGGTGAAAAAGGGGAGTTGGTGAAAGACGAACATCACCCACTTCATGACTTAAATGCACGTGAAATCGCGGTCCTTGTTCCTCTTGTTATCATGGTGTTCTGGATGGGTCTTTTCCCGAATCATTTCTTGAACTATTCAAAGGCAAGTATTGATTATCTAGTGAACAACAGAAGTAACTATAACCTCACTATTGTAGAGCCTGGCGCAACTTCCACTCAGCACGCGCAAGGAGGTAACTAA